One Candida dubliniensis CD36 chromosome 1, complete sequence genomic region harbors:
- a CDS encoding mitochondrial nucleoid component, putative (Similar to S. cerevisiae MGM101;~Similar to C. albicans MGM101) gives MFNSIRLGLARNSVIRCYSNTAVNQAKVYSRTYKRAGPVTKSSTTSTSRSTSTDASPATSSPKESVSDVEPNSEVPAKSNTSYILHDAPLEATSGETINWSDSFHGLGSQPFSREIAEILLAPVSEEDIEIKPDGLLYLPEIKYRRVLNRAFGPGGWGLAPRTESLVTSGQISREYGLICHGRLVSIARGEQDYFGGEEKLTTALEGCKSNALMRCCKDLGIASELWDPSFIRRWKKKYCEEIFVEHVNTKKKKKIWKLKSIKTVDYPYRMT, from the coding sequence atgTTTAATTCAATAAGATTGGGTTTGGCACGGAATTCAGTGATTAGATGTTACTCAAATACTGCAGTGAATCAAGCTAAAGTTTATTCACGTACTTACAAAAGGGCAGGACCAGTAACAAAATCGTCAACAACAAGCACGTCAAGGTCTACTTCTACAGATGCTTCTCCAGCTACTTCTTCTCCAAAAGAGAGTGTTAGTGATGTTGAACCAAATTCAGAAGTTCCAGCAAAATCTAATACGTCTTATATTTTGCACGATGCTCCATTGGAAGCCACAAGTGGTGAAACCATCAATTGGTCAGATTCATTTCACGGGTTAGGTTCTCAACCATTTTCCAGAGAAATTGCTGAAATTTTATTGGCACCTGTGTCAgaagaagatattgaaatcaaGCCAGATGGACTATTGTATTTGCCCGAAATTAAATATCGTCGAGTTTTGAACCGTGCGTTTGGGCCTGGTGGTTGGGGGTTAGCCCCAAGAACTGAGTCTCTTGTTACTTCAGGACAAATAAGTCGTGAGTATGGATTGATTTGTCATGGTAGATTGGTCAGTATTGCTCGTGGTGAACAAGATTACTTTGGTggtgaagaaaaattaacaACTGCATTAGAAGGTTGTAAGAGTAATGCCTTGATGAGATGTTGTAAAGATTTAGGAATTGCAAGTGAGTTATGGGATCCTTCGTTTATTAGACgttggaagaagaaatattgTGAAGAAATCTTTGTTGAGCATGTCAATActaagaagaaaaagaaaatatggAAGTTGAAGAGTATCAAGACCGTGGACTATCCATATAGGATgacataa
- a CDS encoding mannosylphosphorylation of N-linked oligosaccharides effector, putative (Similar to S. cerevisiae MNN4;~Similar to C. albicans MNN4;~Similar to Pichia pastoris PNO1), with translation MADFRQVRNVFLVVLFFNICYFLKIYRNNKIQTEILNFRHSYYNYYNDDQISIGYLKEEDSLPEEQKLLQLLHDVKRNENNTYWLANATMEYPSIMLNAADFLPPPATNPQSITWYNNPKLYYEPRLTLAIYLDELKHQLKLHNPHNSKAQDHLIKLPFSWSDWVDLTMLNTEIIKPVGLRNNCEWLQKDANKRTRFPDFCKNLVDLSDEEINEIGLSKDQLPGFIVKSSPMNKAPHMEVMMQGKSYLYAQQENPLTLVFLTSNGTYEAQVTEKREKLLQTDLLQRFLKRRKIDIKQIHGVVPVEFNPQSEFQKLLSTIPPRTLDPSDDLHGISKITSNKGDRNILRQLNLDPSTFHYTQQNVEQQIAGYETRLNRIEKAITDELNYDLNVLETNRLTRHELNHYRGLKHANSFSVDVEPTYYKLATLKKTQYNLDSGWHYEWRFFNGAMRYLKDDTWSYEQMEVREQIILDRLLRNWFKFAEAKGIVSWIAHGPLLSWYWDGLMFPFDIDIDLQMPSSELNRLAANYNMTLVIEDLNEGYGKYLIDCSTFIHHRNVAGRDNHIDARFIDVDTGTYIDITGMGLNDEKPPSHYDNYIKEKTAANESVELYMDRRKHWLNYEKINPLRYSMLGGVPVFVPNDIMSMLNQEYPKGTKSYYYDGYYYVPLLRLWLQESKILAAFKPEQYEAVTDEARQENILELIKTLRHEDAFQLLKSNKDMLTEYYLTQKYTGLHQREKQLMMDEAAERSVLDLEHNEQYNRLTSNFYIGPPLRKCLFDFEYYGRFKHMPKQIVPTIVENDQVDKPQVY, from the coding sequence ATGGCCGATTTTAGACAAGTTAGAAACGTTTTCTTGGTTGTGttattcttcaatatttgctattttctaaaaattTATCGAAATAACAAAATACAAACAGAAATCCTAAATTTTCGTCATTCATACtacaattattacaatGACGATCAAATCTCTATTGGTTATctcaaagaagaagattcaCTTCCTGAAGAACAAAAACTATTGCAATTGTTACACGATGTTAAACGTAATGAAAACAATACATATTGGTTGGCCAACGCTACCATGGAATACCCATCTATTATGTTAAATGCGGCAGACTTCTTACCACCACCTGCAACTAATCCTCAGTCTATCACGTGGTATAATAATCCAAAACTTTACTATGAACCTAGGCTTACATTGGCGATATACTTAGATGAGCTAAAACATCAACTTAAATTGCACAACCCTCATAATTCTAAAGCTCAGGACCACTTGATAAAATTGCCATTTTCGTGGTCAGATTGGGTTGATTTAACTATGTTAAATAcagaaataataaaaccAGTTGGTCTAAGAAATAATTGTGAGTGGTTGCAAAAAGACGCAAATAAACGAACTAGATTTCCAGATTTTTGTAAGAATCTAGTGGATTTATCAGACGAGGAgataaatgaaattggttTGTCGAAAGACCAACTACCTGGCTTTATTGTCAAGTCATCACCTATGAATAAGGCACCACATATGGAGGTGATGATGCAAGGtaaatcatatttataCGCCCAACAAGAAAATCCATTAACATTAGTGTTTTTAACTAGTAATGGCACTTACGAAGCACAAGTCACagaaaaaagagaaaaattaCTACAAACAGATTTACTTCAACGGTttttgaaaagaagaaagataGACATTAAGCAGATCCATGGTGTGGTACCCGTTGAGTTTAATCCACAATCggaatttcaaaaattattaagtACGATTCCACCAAGAACACTAGACCCAAGTGATGACTTACATGGTATCAGCAAGATTACTTCAAATAAAGGTGACAGAAATATTCTAAGACAACTCAACTTAGACCCTTCTACATTCCATTATACTCAACAAAATGTTGAACAGCAAATTGCCGGTTATGAAACCAGACTAAACAGAATCGAGAAGGCAATAACAGATGAACTAAACTATGATCTAAACGTTCTTGAAACAAATAGATTAACTCGACAcgaattaaatcattatcgTGGGTTAAAGCATGCTAATTCGTTTTCAGTTGATGTGGAGCCAACTTATTATAAATTGGcaacattgaaaaaaacaCAATACAACCTTGATTCCGGTTGGCATTATGAGTGgagatttttcaatggaGCTATGAGATATCTAAAAGATGACACTTGGTCTTATGAACAAATGGAAGTGAGAGAGCAAATAATCTTGGATAGATTATTAAGAAATTGGTTCAAATTCGCTGAAGCTAAAGGTATAGTTTCCTGGATAGCACATGGTCCTTTGTTGTCTTGGTATTGGGACGGCTTGATGTTTCCCTTTGATATAGATATTGATCTTCAAATGCCGTCGTCAGAATTAAATCGGTTGGCTGCCAATTATAATATGACTTTAGTCATTGAAGACTTGAATGAAGGGTATGGGAAGTACTTGATAGATTGTTCCACATTTATACATCACAGAAATGTTGCTGGTAGAGACAACCACATTGATGCGAGGTTCATTGATGTTGATACAGGAACttatattgatattacTGGTATGGGCTTGAATGATGAAAAGCCACCTTCACATTATGACAATTacattaaagaaaaaacagCTGCTAATGAATCGGTCGAGTTATACATGGATAGAAGAAAGCATTGGTTAAATTATGAGAAAATCAACCCCTTACGGTACTCAATGTTAGGGGGAGTTCCTGTATTTGTTCCTAATGATATCATGTCAATGTTAAACCAGGAGTATCCTAAAGGTACTAaaagttattattatgatggttattattatgttcCTTTATTGAGATTGTGGCTCCAAGAGTCTAAAATTCTAGCTGCTTTCAAACCAGAACAATATGAAGCTGTGACAGATGAGGCCCGACAAGAGAATATACTTGAGTTGATCAAAACTTTAAGACACGAAGATGCATTTCAACTATTGAAGCTGAATAAGGATATGTTAACTGAATACTACTTGACCCAAAAATATACCGGATTACACCAAAGAGAAAAGCAACTAATGATGGATGAAGCTGCAGAAAGACTGGTGCTAGATTTAGAACACAATGAACAATACAACCGTCTAAcatcaaatttttatattggACCTCCTTTGAGGAAatgtttgtttgattttgaatattatgGGCGATTTAAACATATGCCAAAACAAATTGTGCCAACAATTGTAGAAAATGACCAAGTGGACAAACCTCAAGTATATTGA
- a CDS encoding phenylalanine-tRNA ligase alpha chain, putative (Similar to S. cerevisiae FRS2;~Similar to C. albicans FRS2), with product MSELHLQILKLVDDNNGVIENTLKSPELSKIDVNTLQANLTSLWAKEMIVFSKIETDKWILTKEAEQYLKAGATPEVKVVDEVLKALEGLTISQLKEKLGPMGAVGQGKAFKNKWLSKDGDKLIAQVDKLPEDVVLNELKTISETGTLNDKKELTELKKRKLITLTKIVGYKIEKGPKFALEIVNLETDITSDMVLNHTWKDAQFKPYNFNSEGVYPNSGALHPLNKVREEFRQIFFSMGFTEMPSNQYVETGFWNFDTLFVPQQHPARDLQDTFYLKDPKKAGEPEDKQYWENIKQVHQEGKYGSIGYRYPWKAEESLRMVLRTHTTAISAAMLHKLAQDPKPTRLFSIDRVFRNEAVDATHLAEFHQVEGVLAGYDITLGDLIGFMEDFFGKMGVDNLRFKAAYNPYTEPSLEIFAYHKGLKKWVEIGNSGMFRPEMLESMGLPKNLRVLGWGLSLERPTMIKYGVSNIRELLGHKVSLDFIESNPAARLDELL from the coding sequence ATGTCTGAGTTGCACCTACAAATATTAAAACTTGTGGATGATAACAATGGAGTTATTGAAAACACTCTTAAATCACCCGAGTTATCGAAAATAGATGTCAATACTTTACAAGCCAATTTAACATCTCTTTGGGCTAAAGAAATGattgttttttcaaaaattgaaactgaCAAATGGATCTTAACCAAAGAAGCAGAACAATATCTTAAAGCTGGTgctacaccagaagttaaagttgttgatgaagtCTTGAAAGCCTTGGAAGGATTGACAATTTCtcaattaaaagaaaaattaggTCCCATGGGAGCTGTTGGTCAAGGTAAGGcattcaaaaacaaatggTTGAGTAAAGATGgtgataaattgattgctcaagttgataaattacCTGAAGATGTTgtattaaatgaattaaaaacTATTAGTGAAACTGGTACTCTTAAtgacaaaaaagaattgactgaattgaaaaaaagaaaattaatcACTTTGACGAAAATCGTTGGTTACAAAATCGAAAAAGGTCCAAAATTTGCTCTTGAGATTGTGAATTTGGAAACTGATATTACCTCTGATATGGTGTTGAATCATACTTGGAAAGATGCTCAATTCAAACCatataatttcaattctgaAGGGGTTTATCCAAATTCTGGTGCTTTACATCCATTAAACAAAGTTAGAGAAGAATTTagacaaatttttttctcaatGGGATTCACTGAAATGCCATCAAATCAATATGTTGAAACTGGATTTTGGAATTTTGATACTTTATTCGTTCCTCAACAACATCCTGCTAGAGATTTACAAGATACCTTCTATTTAAAAGATCCAAAGAAAGCTGGTGAACCAGAAGATAAACAATATTGGGAAAACATTAAACAAGTGCACCAAGAAGGTAAATATGGATCTATTGGTTACAGATACCCTTGGAAAGCTGAAGAATCATTAAGAATGGTTTTGAGAACCCATACAACCGCCATTTCTGCTGCCATGTTACATAAATTAGCTCAAGATCCAAAACCTACAAGATTATTTTCCATTGATAGAGTTTTCAGAAATGAAGCTGTTGATGCCACCCATTTGGCGGAATTCCATCAAGTTGAAGGGGTTCTTGCTGGATATGATATCACTTTGGGCGATTTGATTGGATTCATGGAAGATTTCTTTGGTAAAATGGGGGTTGATAACTTGAGATTTAAAGCAGCTTATAATCCATACACGGAACCATCATTGGAAATCTTTGCTTATCACAAGGGGTTGAAGAAATGGGTTGAAATTGGTAATTCTGGTATGTTCAGACCAGAAATGTTAGAATCCATGGGATTACCTAAAAACTTGAGAGTATTAGGTTGGGGTCTTTCTTTGGAAAGACCAACTATGATCAAGTACGGTGTTTCTAATATTAGAGAATTATTAGGTCATAAAGTTTCATTAGATTTCATTGAATCGAATCCTGCAGCTAGATTAGACGAACTTTTGTAA
- a CDS encoding mannosylphosphorylation of N-linked oligosaccharides effector, putative (Similar to Pichia pastoris PNO1;~Similar to S. cerevisiae MNN4;~Similar to C. albicans MNN44): MKWLLVARGVSFVMHFKVLQLLVAGIVGFNIYLAATNVVNNDISNHETIKLPVQSTQSDVSSLFTTDKSNSNFENKEQISTNSGFILPTLITIPTNNRHKPSSKPKYLVPNSPYDKLSFKDKILFKLNEVGFNKDKYQLTSSESMGRHKIEVRVNEFTREMWDNNPGIFFDPRFTLSVYLAEIKRQLRENALTRPNHGIVLPFSWTDWVDLTMLNDELMKPEGQRMSCEDLKAAHDSSSKYPYYCINNEDIDDQELEIIGLPSTNYVPGYAVRKSPTNKASNVVRMLEGKSHLLTYADIPTKLVFLNKQGGIYMAEINKKQRIIESGLFNNFVKFNYAGSGIPETIILDPIKEFETLLEMNEPQKWSGAYDRQNSTCSITSTDYEVPAMVFDYPQNEFLDDIRKYGDRLDSLHDLTTNELRFDSHEISNLRLNRNEMRYYESLQYANVRKNMQEPVYFRHARLITKIEENKRDSGWNYDWRFFNGALDYLKQGWTEEQLMTRRQIILDRLLRNWTRFVNEGGFIWWISQSSLMSWYWNGQLSPFLQKVEIQMPIKDLLRLALTYNQTMVVEDVTEGFGKYFVDCSTFVHYRGSAKSGNRIDAKFIDVDTGLSIEIGGVSTSFDAAPERSTNTVTESQQHGQSTQVYNTRHPRFYSSDEISPLRKSMFAGTPVYVPNNISAILNREYHKKLIPFNAYSYYFVTQLNLWIHHSKLKMLFEKSENTSLTLENNKINATEFCELTATIDDEQIVELLTRHEDILLEYYLTKDLGDLHKKELACLLEHQNEIDNARVCDKMANIRESKHRAVVVSDPEYRELVASFSFQTPKRVSLFDYEQLERSEIT; the protein is encoded by the coding sequence ATGAAGTGGTTATTAGTCGCCCGAGGTGTATCCTTTGTAATGCATTTCAAGGTACTACAGTTGCTCGTTGCTGGTATTGTGGGATTTAACATATATCTTGCAGCAACCAACGTggttaataatgatatctCAAATCATGAAACCATAAAGTTACCAGTCCAATCAACCCAACTGGATGTGTCAAGTTTGTTCACCAcagataaatcaaattccaATTTCGAGAACAAGGAACAGATTCTGACCAATAGTGGTTTCATTCTCCCGACGTTAATAACTATTCCAACCAATAATAGACACAAACCTTCAAGTAAGCCAAAGTATCTAGTACCAAATTCACCATACGATAAATTATCTTTTAAAGATAAAATACTattcaaattaaatgaagTGGGCtttaataaagataaataCCAGTTGACGAGTTCAGAACTGATGGGTCGTCACAAAATAGAGGTCCGTGTAAATGAGTTTACTCGGGAAATGTGGGATAATAACCCCGGAATATTTTTTGATCCAAGATTTACACTATCTGTTTATTTGGCAGAAATTAAACGACAATTGCGTGAAAATGCACTAACTAGACCAAACCATGGAATCGTGTTGCCCTTTTCATGGACGGATTGGGTTGATTTAACTATGTTGAATGACGAATTAATGAAACCTGAAGGGCAAAGAATGTCATGTGAAGATTTGAAAGCTGCTCATGATTCATCATCCAAGTACCCCTATTATTGTATTAACaatgaagatattgatgatCAAGAACTAGAAATTATAGGGTTGCCTTCAACAAATTATGTTCCGGGTTATGCAGTTAGAAAATCACCAACTAACAAAGCTTCAAATGTGGTTAGAATGCTAGAAGGAAAATCACATTTGCTAACTTACGCAGATATTCCTACTAAATTAGTgtttttaaataaacaagGCGGAATATATATGGCAGAGATTAACAAAAAGCAACGCATTATTGAGAGCGGActttttaacaattttgtAAAGTTTAATTATGCTGGTTCCGGTATTCCAGAAACCATAATTCTTGATCCAATCAAAGAGTTTGAGACATTATTGGAAATGAATGAGCCACAAAAGTGGAGTGGAGCTTATGATCGACAGAACTCTACATGTTCGATTACATCAACCGACTATGAAGTACCGGCTATGGTTTTTGATTACCCtcaaaatgaatttttagATGATATTAGAAAATATGGGGATCGATTAGACTCTCTACACGATTTAACAACAAATGAACTAAGATTTGACAGCCACGAAATATCCAATTTACGACTAAATCGAAATGAGATGAGGTATTATGAGAGTTTACAGTATGCGAATGTCCGTAAGAATATGCAAGAACCTGTGTATTTTCGGCATGCACGGCTAATTACTAAAATTGAAGAGAACAAACGAGATCTGGGTTGGAACTATGACTGGAGATTCTTTAATGGAGCCcttgattatttaaaacaaGGGTGGACTGAAGAACAGTTGATGACAAGAAGGcaaataattcttgatcGGCTTTTACGAAATTGGACAAGATTTGTTAACGAAGGTGGATTCATATGGTGGATTTCCCAGTCTCTGTTGATGTCTTGGTATTGGAATGGTCAATTATCGCCATTTTTACAGAAAGTCGAAATTCAAATGCCGATTAAAGATTTGTTACGTTTAGCTTTAACCTATAATCAAACCATGGTTGTTGAAGATGTCACTGAAGGATTTGGgaaatattttgttgattgttcCACATTTGTGCATTACCGTGGTTCGGCAAAACTGGGGAATCGGATTGATGCTAAGTTTATCGATGTTGATACTGGTTTATCGATCGAAATTGGAGGTGTATCTACCTCATTTGATGCAGCACCCGAAAGATCCACTAATACTGTGACCGAGTCTCAACAACATGGTCAACTGACACAAGTTTATAATACTCGCCATCCTCGTTTTTACAGCAGTGATGAAATATCTCCGTTAAGAAAGTCAATGTTTGCTGGAACGCCTGTTTATGTtccaaataatatttctgCAATTTTGAATCGAGAATACCACAAAAAGCTTATTCCATTTAATGCATACagttattattttgttacCCAGCTTAATCTATGGATACATCACTCAAAGTTAAAGATGTTGTTTGAAAAACTGGAAAATACTTCTCTAACATtggaaaacaataaaattaacGCAACCGAATTTTGTGAATTAACTGCCACTATTGACGATGAACAAATAGTAGAGTTGTTGACGCGTCACGAGGATATTTTATTGGAATATTATTTGACTAAAGATCTTGGTGATTTACACAAAAAAGAGTTGGCTTGTTTACTTGAACATCAGAATGAAATCGATAATGCGAGAGTATGTGACAAAATGGCAAACATCAGAGAAAGTAAACACAGAGCTGTAGTAGTGAGTGATCCTGAATATCGTGAACTTGTTGCCAGCTTTTCCTTTCAAACCCCGAAAAGAGTCTCTTTATTTGATTACGAGCAACTTGAAAGATCCGAAATAACGTAA
- a CDS encoding homoserine dehydrogenase, putative (Similar to S. cerevisiae HOM6;~Similar to C. albicans HOM6), with product MSKSVNVAIIGSGVVGSSYLNQLKNLKSNIAFNVIYLAKTSEEALYSKDYKPVDLATYETAPTQPTLSLDDLVQFIKGSKKPSVLVDNTSSPEIANYYPTFIKEGISIATPNKKAFSSDLKAWKEILQTTELPGAGLVYHECTVGAALPIISPLKDLIATGDKVDKIEGIFSGTLSYIFNEFSKTEKSDVKFSDVVKKAKELGYTEPDPRDDLNGLDVARKVTILARISGLEVESPTSFPVESLIPKELEGVESVAEFLEKLPNYDADIQKVKDEAFAENKVLRFVGKVDINTNKVSVEIGKYGFDHPFASLKGSDNVVSIKTGRYPNPLIVQGAGAGAEITAHGVLADTIKIAERIAN from the coding sequence ATGTCCAAGTCAGTTAATGTTGCAATTATTGGATCCGGTGTTGTTGGTTCATCATATctcaatcaattgaaaaacttgaaaaGCAACATCGCTTTCAATGTAATTTATTTGGCTAAAACTTCGGAAGAAGCTTTATACAGCAAAGACTACAAACCAGTCGATTTGGCAACTTATGAAACAGCTCCAACCCAGCCTACATTAAGTTTAGATGACTTAGTTCAATTCATAAAAGGTTCAAAGAAACCAAGTGTGTTGGTCGATAATACTTCTAGTCCAGAAATTGCTAACTACTACCCTACTTTCATTAAGGAAGGTATTTCAATTGCTACTCCAAATAAAAAGGCTTTTTCATCTGACTTAAAAGCATGGAAAGAAATTTTACAAACAACCGAATTGCCAGGTGCTGGTTTAGTTTACCATGAATGTACTGTTGGTGCTGCATTGCCAATTATCTCTCCATTGAAAGATTTGATTGCTACTGGTGATAaagttgataaaattgaaggTATTTTTTCAGGTACTTTGTCatatattttcaatgaatTTTCCAAAACCGAAAAATCAGATGTTAAATTCTCTGACGTTGTTAAAAAGGCCAAAGAGTTGGGTTACACTGAACCTGATCCAAGAGACGATTTGAATGGTTTGGATGTCGCTAGAAAAGTCACTATTTTGGCTAGAATTTCTGGTTTGGAAGTCGAAAGCCCAACTTCTTTCCCAGTTGAATCTTTGATTCCAAAAGAGTTAGAAGGTGTCGAGAGTGTTGCTGAATTCTTGGAAAAATTGCCAAATTACGATGCTGATATTCAAAAAGTTAAAGATGAAGCCTTTGCTGAAAACAAAGTTTTAAGATTTGTTGGTAAAGTTGATATTAACACCAACAAAGTATCAGTTGAAATAGGTAAATATGGGTTTGACCATCCATTCGCCTCATTGAAAGGTAGTGATAATGTTGTTTCTATCAAAACCGGAAGATATCCAAATCCTTTGATTGTTCAAggtgctggtgctggtgctgaAATCACTGCTCATGGTGTTTTGGCAGACACTATCAAAATTGCTGAAAGAATTGCCAATTGA
- a CDS encoding exo-1,3-beta-glucanase 2, putative (Similar to S. cerevisiae EXG2;~Similar to C. albicans EXG2): MLFLIPLAALCCMFVAEVACKQFNSTSNSSSVQSSLTDFQYKGVSIGGWLVLEPYITPSLFNATISSDETWNDIPVDEYHFCEKLGAKEAEKRLTDYWESMYNESDFKQIKEAGLNMVRIPIGYWSFEKLEGDPYVSGAQDYLDKAIEWSHANDLKVMIDLHGAPNTQNGFDNSGLRNLGYPGWQNKTEYVNHTYKVLQQMFQKYGTGKYASDYKDTIIGIEVLNEPLNPNLDKLKEFYIESYNDGREIQIINNTIFFQEAFQPIGYWDSFLEKGEIKITETSNGTNHTVTKKANFKNIIIDHHHYEVFTESQVASNVSTHLENIKNYASAIGKEKAKAIVGEWSAALTDCAPWLNGIGLGSRYEGTAPYTNDRVGSCAEFNKSPDKWSKQQKKDYRRFVEMQLYEYSTNSQGWIFWCWKTEGATEWDFRALVKNGIMPQPLDNYKYVRNGTDTSSASVFALNKMTLLLAYLLAVLVI, encoded by the coding sequence ATGTTGTTTCTCATTCCTTTGGCAGCTTTATGTTGTATGTTTGTCGCTGAGGTTGCATGcaaacaattcaattctacATCAAATTCAAGTTCAGTGCAATCAAGCTTGACTGATTTTCAATACAAGGGTGTTAGTATCGGAGGTTGGCTAGTCCTAGAACCTTATATTACACCATCTTTATTCAATGCTACCATTCTGTCTGATGAAACGTGGAACGATATCCCAGTCGATGAATATCACTTTTGTGAAAAATTAGGTGCCAAAGAAGCTGAAAAAAGATTAACAGATTATTGGGAATCCATGTATAATGAATCAGATTTCAAGCAAATAAAAGAAGCTGGGTTAAATATGGTAAGAATACCTATTGGATATTGGTCGTTTGAGAAATTGGAGGGCGATCCGTATGTGTCAGGAGCACAAGATTATCTTGATAAGGCAATTGAATGGTCACATGCAAACGACTTGAAAGTCATGATTGATTTACACGGTGCACCAAATACACAAAATggatttgataattctgGTTTAAGAAATCTTGGGTATCCTGGATGGCAAAATAAAACCGAGTATGTTAACCACACATATAAAGTATTACAGCAGATGTTCCAAAAATATGGTACTGGGAAATATGCATCTGACTACAAGGATACCATCATTGGAATTGAGGTGTTAAATGAGCCCCTTAACCCAAATTTGGACAAGCTTAAAGAATTTTACATCGAGTCCTATAACGATGGGAgagaaattcaaattatcaacaacacaatttttttccaaGAGGCGTTTCAACCAATTGGCTACTGGGATagttttttggaaaaaggtgaaataaaaataactGAAACATCGAATGGGACTAACCACACTGTCACCAAAAAAgccaatttcaaaaatattatcattgatCACCATCATTATGAAGTTTTCACAGAGTCCCAAGTGGCACTGAATGTATCAACTCATTTAGAAAATATCAAGAATTATGCATCTGCTATTGGCAAGGAAAAAGCAAAGGCTATAGTTGGCGAATGGTCAGCAGCATTAACCGATTGTGCTCCTTGGTTAAATGGTATTGGATTAGGTTCAAGATATGAAGGTACTGCTCCATATACTAATGATCGGGTAGGAAGTTGTGCTGAGTTTAACAAGAGTCCAGATAAGTGGtctaaacaacaaaagaaagattatAGAAGATTTGTTGAAATGCAGCTTTATGAGTACTCTACTAACTCACAGGGATGGATATTTTGGTGCTGGAAAACAGAAGGAGCCACCGAATGGGACTTTAGAGCATTGGTTAAGAATGGCATAATGCCCCAACCTTTAGACAACTACAAATATGTCAGGAATGGGACAGATACGAGCAGTGCTTCCGTCTTTGCATTAAATAAGATGACATTATTGTTAGCTTATTTATTGGCCGTTTTGGTTATTTAg
- a CDS encoding mitochondrial import receptor subunit, putative (Similar to S. cerevisiae TOM20;~Similar to C. albicans TOM20): MNKGLTITAIAAAAIAGYAVYFDYQRRNSAEFRKSLKKREVKQKKLKAKKEAESKQNKLEAVKKALLEDLAQHPIPTDLTEREAFFMEQVAVGEQKAKVDAIEAAICFYKALAVYPNPTDILGIYQKTVPEEVYELVVMMIAVYPPASVSSILSKGAPTVKDLKPTEEDLD; encoded by the coding sequence ATGAACAAAGGATTAACTATAACTGCTATTGCAGCTGCAGCTATTGCAGGATATGCTGTATATTTTGATTACCAACGTAGAAATTCAGCCGAATTCAGAAAGTCTTTGAAAAAGAGAGAAGTCAagcaaaagaaattgaaagcTAAGAAGGAAGCCGAATCGAAGCAAAATAAGTTAGAAGCCGTCAAAAAGGCCTTATTGGAAGACTTGGCTCAACACCCTATTCCAACTGATTTGACTGAAAGAGAAGCATTTTTCATGGAACAAGTTGCTGTTGGTGAACAAAAGGCAAAAGTTGATGCCATTGAAGCAGCTATATGTTTCTATAAGGCTTTGGCAGTTTATCCTAATCCTACTGATATTTTAGGTATCTACCAAAAAACTGTACCTGAAGAAGTATATGAATTGGTCGTGATGATGATAGCTGTTTATCCACCAGCATCTGTTTCTAGTATTTTAAGTAAGGGGGCACCAACTGTCAAGGATTTGAAACCAacagaagaagatttaGATTAA